The following are encoded in a window of bacterium SCSIO 12643 genomic DNA:
- a CDS encoding aminotransferase class V-fold PLP-dependent enzyme: MRMNLEKYFEPFRKNIIGNDQYFESPFGKQKIVYADWTASGRLYAPIEEALTDKFGPFVGNTHTETSITGCTMTVAYHKSLDMIKSHVNASEDDYIIACESGMTGVINKFQRILGFKIHENFKGQITIPEEERPVVFITHMEHHSNHTSWLETIVTLEIIHECENGLPDLKSLEVLLEKYKNRKTKIASVSACSNVTGVVTPYHEIAKMMHENGGHCFVDFACSAPYVDINMHPENDLETLDAVFFSPHKFLGGPGTPGVMIFNKKFYNNEIPDIPGGGTVTWTNPWGGRHYFDEVEVREAGGTPPFMQTIRAAMSVQLKEEMGVENIIKREEEILELIFDRICGIDNLHILAGDLKHRMGVVSFYIDDLHFNLGVKLLNDRYGIQMRGGCSCAGTYGHILLDIPQNLSNEITQKIDSGDYRMKPGWIRFSIHPTMTNDEIDYITQALIDLAKNHKVWAEDYVYHPDNNEFTHKNGEASIMDHVDSIFASISTLPVKQI, translated from the coding sequence ATGCGTATGAATTTAGAAAAGTACTTCGAGCCATTTCGTAAAAACATTATTGGCAATGATCAATATTTTGAATCTCCATTCGGAAAACAAAAAATTGTATATGCAGATTGGACTGCGAGTGGTCGTTTATATGCACCTATTGAAGAGGCTTTGACTGATAAATTCGGTCCTTTTGTAGGGAATACCCATACCGAAACCTCCATTACCGGATGCACTATGACTGTGGCATATCACAAATCTTTAGATATGATCAAATCACATGTGAATGCATCAGAAGATGATTACATTATTGCTTGTGAAAGTGGTATGACCGGAGTCATCAATAAATTCCAACGTATTTTAGGGTTTAAAATCCACGAAAACTTTAAGGGGCAAATTACAATTCCTGAGGAAGAGCGCCCTGTGGTTTTTATTACACACATGGAACATCATTCTAATCATACCTCATGGCTAGAAACCATTGTGACGTTAGAGATTATTCACGAGTGTGAAAATGGGTTACCTGATCTAAAAAGTCTTGAAGTATTACTTGAAAAGTATAAAAACAGAAAAACAAAGATCGCTAGTGTTTCTGCCTGTTCTAATGTGACGGGTGTGGTGACTCCGTATCATGAAATCGCTAAAATGATGCACGAAAACGGGGGACATTGCTTTGTTGACTTTGCCTGTTCTGCTCCATATGTAGACATTAACATGCATCCGGAGAATGATTTGGAGACGTTAGACGCTGTATTCTTTTCTCCGCACAAATTCCTGGGAGGCCCTGGAACTCCGGGCGTTATGATCTTTAATAAGAAATTCTATAACAACGAAATTCCGGATATTCCAGGTGGCGGTACAGTTACATGGACAAATCCATGGGGTGGGCGCCACTATTTTGATGAAGTAGAAGTGCGTGAAGCTGGAGGAACTCCTCCATTTATGCAAACCATCCGCGCGGCCATGTCCGTTCAGTTAAAAGAGGAAATGGGCGTAGAAAACATCATCAAAAGAGAAGAAGAAATTCTGGAACTTATTTTTGATCGCATCTGTGGAATTGATAATTTACATATTCTAGCCGGAGACTTAAAACATCGAATGGGTGTGGTTTCTTTCTACATTGATGATTTACATTTCAATTTGGGTGTTAAACTACTAAACGACCGCTACGGGATTCAAATGCGAGGAGGTTGTTCTTGTGCAGGTACCTATGGGCATATTTTATTAGATATTCCACAAAACTTATCTAATGAGATTACACAAAAAATTGATAGTGGAGATTACAGAATGAAACCGGGATGGATCCGATTTAGTATTCATCCAACCATGACCAATGACGAGATTGATTACATCACTCAGGCATTAATTGATTTAGCTAAAAATCATAAAGTATGGGCCGAGGATTATGTCTATCATCCGGATAACAACGAATTCACACACAAAAATGGTGAAGCCAGTATTATGGATCATGTAGATTCCATATTTGCCAGTATTTCTACACTTCCGGTAAAACAAATCTAA
- a CDS encoding DUF2029 domain-containing protein has protein sequence MNFITQIKKPHWIATILTFILVGIFTIQNYVLDTYEVNGVTVSFYNNYLIFKQSFFSLIENLNLYTNHRPIHVDYFKYSPTFALFFGLFAPIPILLGLFIWNMLNALVFYVIWQMDLSNQKNKFWIWAFLIVEFLTNVQSSQSNGIMAGLIILAYLFLEKKNVVLATLMVVLSVYIKLFGLVAFALFLFYPDKIKAILYAALWGILLFLLPLIVVSPTELIQQYENWLNLLIIDEARDYSPSVMGWLNSWFHIYPSGKLLTGLGIIMFLIPFTQIKKYSNPVFKQLILASILIWVVIFNHKAESPTFIIAVSGVAIWFFCQKPNPIHWVLLMLTVVFTQLSPTDLFPPHIRNEIFIPYVIKVVPVILVWFKVIYDATFLRLEDTKKA, from the coding sequence TTGAATTTCATTACGCAGATTAAAAAGCCGCATTGGATTGCGACCATTCTCACTTTTATTCTGGTGGGAATTTTTACTATTCAAAATTATGTGCTGGATACGTATGAAGTTAATGGGGTTACTGTCTCGTTCTACAATAATTATCTTATTTTCAAACAATCATTCTTTAGTTTGATTGAGAATCTAAATCTGTATACGAATCACCGACCGATTCATGTAGATTACTTTAAATACAGCCCGACATTCGCCCTGTTTTTTGGACTTTTTGCTCCAATTCCTATACTATTGGGTTTATTCATTTGGAATATGCTCAATGCTTTGGTTTTTTATGTCATATGGCAAATGGATCTCTCTAATCAAAAAAACAAGTTTTGGATTTGGGCCTTTTTGATCGTAGAATTTTTGACCAATGTACAAAGCTCGCAAAGTAATGGAATCATGGCCGGGTTAATCATCTTAGCATACTTATTCCTGGAAAAAAAGAATGTAGTTCTGGCCACTTTAATGGTCGTGCTATCCGTGTATATAAAGCTTTTTGGATTAGTTGCATTTGCGCTATTCTTATTTTATCCCGATAAAATCAAAGCTATTTTATATGCAGCACTTTGGGGGATACTACTATTCTTACTTCCATTAATTGTGGTAAGCCCTACTGAACTCATTCAACAATATGAAAACTGGCTCAACTTATTAATTATTGATGAGGCACGAGATTATAGTCCTTCTGTAATGGGCTGGTTAAACTCCTGGTTTCACATTTATCCATCTGGAAAGCTTTTGACCGGATTGGGTATTATTATGTTCCTTATTCCATTTACTCAGATCAAGAAATACTCAAATCCGGTATTTAAACAACTGATTTTAGCATCTATTCTGATCTGGGTTGTCATTTTTAACCATAAGGCCGAGTCTCCTACTTTTATCATCGCAGTTTCGGGAGTAGCAATTTGGTTTTTTTGTCAAAAACCAAACCCAATACATTGGGTATTGCTTATGCTTACTGTAGTATTTACGCAATTATCTCCTACCGATTTATTCCCTCCCCACATTCGAAACGAGATCTTTATTCCATACGTGATTAAGGTTGTTCCGGTAATTCTAGTTTGGTTTAAGGTCATATACGATGCTACTTTTTTGAGATTGGAAGACACCAAAAAAGCATAA